Proteins encoded together in one Phycisphaerae bacterium window:
- a CDS encoding tetratricopeptide repeat protein encodes MDELKVNNHNEGQKITEETKGIAKRSFRIACIIFSLALAVRLIYLYESSANPSFQVPIVDSKIYDETAKALISGQGTASNLFWQPFFYQVFLSVVYLFSDNSIVFTKILQVLLGALTCGLTYKLGKKIFGERTGIIAGLIAAFYGPLLFYESELLATGWAAFWAVVIVWLFLEVKEKDKSKQWFLLGLCGALGIITRPEFILFFIAGCIWLRFQVPRELSLATRFAAVFAGIAVVVVPVGIASVYATGRFSVVPSSAGINLYIGNNPDYCKMLTIRPGEGWGELIGLPGQSGMGKSVWDEDKFFKQQVMEYAKNQPLDFAKGLGRKTLEFISSREIPRNLDIYLFGRWSRLLSLLTWKAGGVGFPFGLIFPLAVLGIIFNWKRIPAPVVFFIALYPLSIILVFVASRYRVPMVPILAILASAGLVGAVEMFRQKHWREVILMGAAAGGAVLLSTLPGPFCEEQVNFEPEFYQFVGHGMVKRGFYDKAMECLTKSLQMNPDYNETYFYIGEALRGQGRFDEAIENYKKALGLKLDSSIEYVAHNNLGVVLAGQDRLDEAIEQYKETIRLKPDYPIVHNNLGIILLKQGKTDEAIECFQEALRLKPNFREARENLASALAQQKESQETVQQ; translated from the coding sequence ATGGACGAGTTGAAAGTCAATAATCATAACGAGGGCCAAAAGATTACCGAGGAAACAAAAGGCATCGCCAAACGCAGCTTTCGGATTGCATGTATTATTTTTTCCCTTGCGCTTGCTGTTCGCCTTATATATCTTTATGAAAGCTCGGCCAATCCATCGTTCCAGGTTCCGATTGTGGATTCCAAAATTTATGACGAAACTGCCAAGGCGCTTATCTCCGGCCAAGGTACGGCGAGCAACCTTTTCTGGCAGCCGTTTTTTTATCAAGTTTTTCTGTCTGTAGTTTATTTATTCAGCGACAACTCAATTGTTTTCACGAAGATTCTTCAGGTTCTGTTGGGGGCTTTGACCTGTGGGCTGACCTATAAGCTGGGTAAGAAGATTTTCGGCGAGCGAACCGGCATCATAGCAGGGCTTATTGCGGCGTTTTACGGGCCGCTGTTATTTTATGAATCGGAACTTCTTGCGACAGGATGGGCTGCTTTTTGGGCGGTGGTGATAGTATGGCTTTTCCTGGAAGTGAAGGAGAAAGACAAGAGCAAGCAGTGGTTTTTGCTGGGGCTATGCGGGGCTTTGGGCATTATTACCCGTCCTGAGTTTATCCTGTTTTTTATTGCCGGTTGTATCTGGCTGCGGTTTCAAGTGCCACGAGAGCTATCGCTTGCGACCAGGTTTGCCGCTGTTTTCGCAGGTATCGCAGTGGTTGTAGTGCCGGTTGGTATTGCGTCGGTGTATGCTACAGGAAGATTTTCGGTTGTCCCATCTTCGGCCGGGATTAACTTATACATCGGGAATAATCCGGATTATTGCAAGATGCTGACTATCCGGCCGGGCGAAGGATGGGGCGAGCTTATAGGGCTTCCGGGGCAATCCGGGATGGGAAAGAGTGTATGGGATGAGGACAAGTTTTTTAAGCAGCAAGTGATGGAATACGCGAAGAATCAACCCCTTGATTTTGCCAAAGGGCTGGGGCGCAAGACTCTGGAGTTTATCAGTTCAAGGGAAATTCCGAGAAACTTAGATATATATCTGTTCGGCAGGTGGTCACGGTTACTTAGTCTGCTGACGTGGAAAGCCGGGGGGGTTGGGTTTCCATTCGGGCTTATTTTTCCGCTGGCGGTATTGGGCATAATATTCAACTGGAAACGGATTCCAGCACCTGTGGTATTTTTTATAGCGTTGTATCCATTGTCTATAATTTTAGTTTTTGTCGCAAGCCGTTATAGGGTGCCGATGGTTCCGATTCTTGCTATTCTTGCATCGGCGGGATTGGTCGGCGCAGTCGAGATGTTTCGGCAGAAACACTGGCGAGAGGTTATACTAATGGGCGCTGCGGCTGGGGGGGCTGTTTTGCTATCGACCCTGCCGGGACCGTTCTGCGAAGAACAAGTGAATTTCGAGCCTGAATTTTACCAGTTTGTTGGTCATGGGATGGTTAAGCGAGGTTTTTATGATAAGGCAATGGAGTGTTTAACCAAGTCCCTGCAAATGAATCCGGATTACAATGAGACTTATTTTTATATAGGAGAAGCACTTAGAGGACAAGGTAGGTTCGATGAGGCAATCGAGAATTACAAGAAGGCACTTGGGCTGAAGCTGGACAGTTCTATCGAATATGTTGCGCATAATAATCTTGGCGTGGTGCTTGCAGGACAAGACAGGCTGGATGAGGCAATCGAACAATATAAAGAGACAATTCGGCTGAAGCCGGATTATCCAATTGTTCATAATAATCTGGGCATAATACTGTTGAAGCAGGGTAAGACGGACGAGGCAATCGAATGTTTTCAAGAAGCACTGCGATTAAAACCTAACTTTCGTGAGGCGCGTGAAAACCTGGCCTCGGCGCTTGCGCAGCAGAAGGAATCGCAAGAAACGGTTCAACAATAA